A single region of the Arthrobacter sp. FB24 genome encodes:
- a CDS encoding helix-turn-helix domain-containing protein, which produces MPAAETKTQPSYPVSSVGNTLRLLLMFKERQRLRLFDAAHELGVSASTAYGLLAMLQSYGFIARSLGFGPYVLGSALLDLGLSAVRNMDVRSLARPILADLALRLDESVHLVFLEGDNVRYVYSVEGP; this is translated from the coding sequence ATGCCTGCTGCCGAAACGAAAACACAGCCCAGCTATCCGGTCTCCTCGGTCGGCAATACCCTCCGTCTCCTCCTGATGTTCAAAGAGCGGCAGCGCCTCCGCTTATTCGACGCCGCGCACGAGCTCGGCGTCTCGGCATCCACCGCCTATGGGCTCCTCGCGATGCTGCAGTCCTACGGCTTCATCGCCAGGAGCCTGGGGTTCGGACCGTACGTCCTGGGCTCGGCGCTTCTGGACTTGGGCCTGTCTGCCGTGCGGAATATGGATGTTCGCTCGCTGGCACGTCCCATCCTCGCGGACCTGGCCCTAAGACTGGACGAGTCCGTCCACCTCGTCTTCCTCGAAGGCGACAACGTCCGCTACGTGTACAGCGTCGAGGGACCGTGA